The following coding sequences lie in one Micromonospora sp. R77 genomic window:
- the fabG gene encoding beta-ketoacyl-ACP reductase, with protein MARTVLVTGGNRGIGLAVAQAFAKQGDRVAVTHRSGEPPAGLFGVRCDVTDAASVDAAFSAVEAELGPVEVLVANAGITDDTLLMRMSEEQFTSVLDTNLTGAFRCAKRASTKMLRARWGRMIFISSVVGLYGGVGQVNYAASKAGLVGVARSITRELGSRNITANVVAPGFIDTDMTAKLPEERRAEYRRSIPAGRFAEPDEVAAVVTWLASDASGYISGAVIPVDGGLGMGH; from the coding sequence GTGGCCCGTACCGTGCTGGTGACCGGTGGCAACCGCGGAATCGGACTGGCCGTCGCGCAGGCCTTCGCCAAGCAGGGCGACCGGGTGGCGGTGACCCATCGCAGCGGCGAGCCGCCGGCGGGCCTCTTCGGCGTACGGTGCGACGTCACCGACGCCGCCTCCGTCGACGCCGCCTTCAGCGCCGTCGAGGCCGAGCTGGGCCCGGTCGAGGTGCTGGTCGCCAACGCCGGCATCACCGACGACACGCTGCTGATGCGGATGTCCGAGGAGCAGTTCACCTCGGTGCTGGACACCAACCTCACCGGCGCGTTCCGGTGCGCCAAGCGGGCCTCCACCAAGATGCTCCGCGCCCGGTGGGGACGCATGATCTTCATCTCCTCGGTGGTCGGCCTCTACGGCGGCGTCGGCCAGGTCAACTACGCGGCCAGCAAGGCCGGGCTGGTCGGCGTGGCCCGCTCCATCACCCGCGAGCTGGGCAGCCGCAACATCACCGCGAACGTGGTGGCCCCCGGCTTCATCGACACCGACATGACGGCGAAGCTGCCCGAGGAGCGCCGCGCCGAATACCGCAGGTCCATCCCGGCGGGCCGGTTCGCCGAGCCGGACGAGGTCGCGGCCGTGGTCACCTGGCTCGCCTCGGACGCGTCGGGCTACATCAGCGGTGCCGTCATCCCGGTCGACGGCGGCCTGGGCATGGGTCACTGA
- the fabI gene encoding enoyl-ACP reductase FabI, giving the protein MSGLLAGKRLLVTGVITDASIAFSVAKLAQENGAQVVLTGYGRLSLVERIAKRLPEAAPVIELDVTNPEHLAGLADKVREHVDGLDGVVHSIGFAPQSCLGGGFLDAPWEDVATALQVSTYSYTSLAMAALPLMSAGGAVVGLTFDATKAWPVYDWMGVAKAGLESASRYLALHLGKQGIRSNLVAAGPLRTIAAKSIPGFDQFEDAWTERAPLGWSLTDQEPAARACLALLSDWFPATTGEIVHVDGGYHAIGA; this is encoded by the coding sequence ATGTCCGGACTGCTCGCCGGTAAGCGGCTGCTGGTCACCGGCGTCATCACCGACGCCTCGATCGCCTTCTCGGTGGCGAAGCTCGCCCAGGAGAACGGCGCGCAGGTCGTGCTCACCGGCTACGGCCGGCTCTCCCTGGTCGAGCGGATCGCCAAGCGGCTGCCCGAGGCGGCCCCGGTGATCGAGCTCGACGTGACGAACCCGGAGCACCTCGCCGGCCTGGCCGACAAGGTGCGTGAGCACGTCGACGGCCTGGACGGGGTGGTCCACTCGATCGGCTTCGCCCCGCAGAGCTGCCTCGGCGGCGGCTTCCTCGACGCCCCGTGGGAGGACGTGGCGACCGCGCTGCAGGTCTCCACGTACTCCTACACGTCCCTCGCGATGGCGGCGCTGCCGCTGATGTCCGCCGGGGGCGCGGTGGTCGGCCTGACCTTCGACGCCACCAAGGCCTGGCCGGTGTACGACTGGATGGGCGTGGCCAAGGCCGGGCTGGAGTCCGCCTCCCGCTACCTGGCGCTGCACCTGGGCAAACAGGGCATCCGGAGCAACCTGGTCGCCGCCGGGCCGCTGCGCACCATCGCCGCGAAGTCGATCCCCGGCTTCGACCAGTTCGAGGACGCCTGGACCGAGCGGGCCCCGCTGGGCTGGAGCCTCACCGACCAGGAGCCGGCCGCCCGCGCCTGCCTGGCGCTGCTGTCGGACTGGTTCCCGGCCACCACCGGCGAGATCGTCCACGTCGACGGCGGCTACCACGCCATCGGCGCCTGA